Proteins found in one candidate division TA06 bacterium genomic segment:
- a CDS encoding TIGR00725 family protein, which yields MASKPRIGVIGASQCGKALTETAYQTGKLIAKSGGILVCGGMGGVMEAACRGASGAGGLTVGILPGASARDANRFVDVPIITGMGYTRNSLVVLSSQAVIAIGGRYGTLSEIAYAIQYKIPLVGLNTWKIASVIRHVKTPEEAVKLAFKLIGY from the coding sequence ATGGCCAGTAAACCGCGGATCGGCGTCATCGGCGCCTCGCAATGCGGCAAGGCCTTGACTGAAACGGCCTATCAGACCGGCAAGCTCATAGCAAAGTCCGGCGGCATCCTGGTCTGCGGAGGCATGGGCGGGGTGATGGAAGCGGCCTGCCGGGGCGCCTCCGGGGCCGGCGGCCTGACGGTGGGCATCCTGCCCGGGGCCTCGGCCCGCGACGCCAACCGCTTTGTGGACGTGCCCATAATCACCGGGATGGGGTACACCCGGAACTCCCTGGTGGTGCTCTCGTCCCAAGCGGTCATCGCCATCGGCGGCCGGTACGGCACGCTTTCCGAGATTGCCTATGCCATACAATACAAGATACCGCTTGTAGGCCTGAACACCTGGAAGATAGCGTCAGTCATCAGGCACGTCAAGACCCCGGAGGAGGCGGTGAAACTGGCGTTCAAGCTGATAGGATACTGA
- a CDS encoding methylated-DNA--[protein]-cysteine S-methyltransferase — MNIYYGQYEFPIGKIFISATDSGLFNLALGQHDLALNFANLSFKSDFTFIEDPDRFEDLLVDLAGYFAGLPTDFNYPLDLRGASPFERSIWEKARQIPYGQVRSYKWMAAQVHNPNASKAVGRALGMNPLPIVIPCHRVIMHDMSLGGFSAGAGWKEKLLMQERGELRIL, encoded by the coding sequence ATGAACATATACTACGGACAATACGAATTCCCCATAGGCAAGATATTCATCTCCGCCACCGATTCCGGGCTGTTCAACCTGGCGCTGGGCCAGCACGACCTGGCGCTTAATTTCGCCAATCTCAGCTTTAAGTCCGATTTCACTTTCATAGAGGACCCGGACCGGTTCGAGGACCTGCTGGTGGACCTGGCCGGTTATTTCGCCGGACTGCCCACCGACTTCAACTACCCGCTGGACCTGCGGGGGGCCTCGCCCTTTGAACGCTCAATCTGGGAAAAGGCCCGGCAGATACCCTACGGCCAGGTGCGCAGCTACAAGTGGATGGCGGCCCAGGTGCACAACCCAAATGCCTCCAAGGCGGTGGGCCGGGCGCTGGGCATGAACCCTCTGCCCATAGTAATTCCCTGCCACAGGGTGATAATGCACGACATGTCGCTGGGCGGGTTCTCGGCCGGGGCCGGGTGGAAGGAGAAGCTGTTGATGCAGGAACGGGGAGAGTTGAGGATATTGTAA
- the uvrC gene encoding excinuclease ABC subunit UvrC, translating into MSDIVNKIQNFPQQPGVYLFKDTAGEFIYIGKAKSVKDRVLDHLRNNTDPKEMRMVSLAADIEYILTDSEIEALILEAQLVKKHQPKYNINLKDDKKFPWIKVTREAFPRIYSTRDLDDDGAKLFGPYIDATAVKRTLKLLKTIFPLRSCTHQLPGKGPARPCLNYHIGKCYGPCQGYISEQEYQAMIKSAVSFLTGRSKELERELIRLRDESAQKLDFEEAARWRDHLQNLQKVTAHRKTVLPDEADCDVMAMGRLKAQAFVTVLQFREGRLVARLDRVLDNPLELEESRLWPGFLEQHYLRALTIPEKIVVEALPEDRDLLQDWLSRLNDQKVSIARPSTNLEKKFLNLAQKQIGFKLDETVAQKEELNSKTVKPLLELQQALDLATLPRSITAFDISHISGTDAVGSAVSFKDGRPYKTGYRKFKIKTVEGINDPAMMRETIERYWASQEEKSEPHPDFLLVDGGLPQLNAALQLVDEKGYNVMVAGLAKRLEEIYLTGGEVVSLAKNSSGLHLLQRLRDESHRFAQSYHHKLRQKGIDSELNKIPGIGPQKVSLLLKTFGSVAKVKEASQDNLAEVLGPKTAVKIVEHLKKEK; encoded by the coding sequence GTGTCCGATATCGTAAACAAAATACAAAACTTCCCCCAACAGCCCGGTGTCTATCTGTTCAAGGATACGGCCGGAGAATTCATCTACATCGGCAAGGCCAAGAGCGTAAAGGACCGGGTGCTGGACCATCTGCGCAACAACACCGACCCCAAGGAAATGCGGATGGTGTCTTTGGCCGCGGACATCGAGTACATCCTGACCGACTCCGAGATCGAGGCCCTGATCCTGGAGGCCCAGCTGGTGAAGAAGCACCAGCCCAAGTACAACATCAATCTGAAAGACGACAAGAAATTCCCCTGGATCAAGGTGACCAGGGAAGCCTTTCCCCGGATCTATTCCACCCGCGACCTGGACGACGATGGGGCAAAACTATTCGGGCCGTATATCGACGCCACGGCGGTCAAGCGGACACTGAAACTGCTGAAGACCATCTTTCCCCTGCGTTCTTGCACCCACCAGCTGCCGGGCAAAGGGCCTGCCCGGCCCTGCCTGAACTACCATATCGGAAAATGCTACGGGCCCTGCCAGGGTTACATCTCGGAACAGGAATACCAGGCCATGATAAAATCGGCGGTGAGCTTTTTGACCGGACGCAGCAAGGAACTGGAGCGGGAGCTGATAAGGCTGCGGGATGAATCCGCCCAGAAGCTGGATTTTGAGGAGGCCGCACGCTGGCGCGATCACCTGCAAAATCTCCAGAAAGTTACCGCCCACCGGAAGACCGTTTTACCCGATGAGGCCGACTGCGACGTGATGGCCATGGGGCGGCTTAAGGCCCAGGCCTTTGTCACCGTGCTCCAGTTCCGGGAGGGCCGGCTGGTGGCCCGGCTGGACCGGGTGCTGGACAACCCGCTGGAACTGGAGGAAAGCAGGCTGTGGCCGGGCTTTTTGGAACAGCATTACCTGAGGGCCCTGACCATCCCGGAAAAAATCGTGGTCGAAGCATTGCCCGAGGACCGGGACCTGCTGCAGGACTGGCTGAGCCGCTTAAATGACCAGAAAGTAAGCATCGCCCGGCCTTCCACAAACTTGGAAAAGAAGTTCCTGAACCTGGCCCAAAAGCAGATCGGGTTCAAGCTGGACGAGACGGTGGCCCAGAAGGAGGAGCTCAATTCCAAGACTGTCAAGCCGCTGCTGGAGCTGCAGCAGGCGCTGGACCTGGCAACATTGCCCCGCAGCATCACGGCCTTCGACATCTCGCACATCTCGGGCACCGATGCGGTGGGCTCGGCGGTCAGTTTCAAGGACGGCCGGCCCTACAAGACCGGCTACCGCAAGTTCAAGATCAAGACGGTGGAGGGCATCAACGACCCGGCCATGATGCGCGAGACCATCGAACGATATTGGGCCAGCCAGGAGGAAAAGAGCGAGCCGCACCCCGATTTCCTGCTGGTGGACGGCGGACTGCCCCAGCTGAATGCGGCCTTGCAATTGGTTGATGAAAAGGGTTATAATGTAATGGTGGCCGGGCTGGCCAAGCGGTTGGAAGAGATATACTTGACCGGGGGCGAGGTGGTCAGTTTGGCCAAGAATTCCTCAGGCCTGCATCTGCTGCAAAGACTGCGGGACGAGTCGCATCGTTTTGCCCAGAGCTACCATCACAAATTAAGACAGAAGGGCATAGATTCCGAACTGAACAAGATACCGGGCATCGGGCCCCAAAAGGTCAGTCTTTTGCTTAAAACATTTGGATCGGTGGCCAAAGTTAAGGAGGCCAGCCAGGATAACCTGGCCGAAGTATTGGGGCCCAAAACCGCGGTCAAGATCGTTGAGCATCTCAAGAAAGAAAAGTGA
- a CDS encoding adenine phosphoribosyltransferase — protein sequence MAVNLKKHIREVPGFPKPGINFKDITTLLRDKKAFKQAVDQLHLQAKKLKVDAIAVIESRGFPFGSALAYKMGAGVILVRKPNKLPARTIKQTYSLEYGTDSLEMHADAVKKGQNILIVDDLLATGGTALAVAKLVEKLGGKVAAIAFVVELDILKGKEKLKKYKVISLVHYDDD from the coding sequence ATGGCGGTAAATCTTAAAAAACACATCCGCGAAGTGCCGGGTTTTCCCAAGCCGGGGATCAATTTCAAGGACATCACTACTTTGCTGCGGGACAAAAAAGCCTTTAAACAGGCGGTGGATCAGCTGCACCTGCAGGCTAAAAAACTGAAAGTTGACGCCATCGCGGTGATAGAATCCCGGGGATTTCCCTTTGGCTCGGCCCTGGCATACAAAATGGGAGCTGGGGTGATCCTGGTGCGTAAGCCGAACAAACTGCCGGCCAGGACCATCAAGCAGACCTACTCCCTGGAATACGGCACCGACTCGCTGGAGATGCATGCCGATGCGGTTAAAAAGGGGCAAAATATCCTGATTGTGGATGATCTTTTAGCAACTGGCGGAACCGCGCTGGCGGTGGCCAAGCTGGTGGAGAAGCTTGGCGGCAAGGTGGCGGCCATTGCGTTTGTAGTGGAGCTGGATATCTTAAAAGGCAAAGAAAAACTAAAAAAATACAAAGTGATCTCGCTGGTCCATTACGATGACGACTGA
- a CDS encoding glycosyltransferase family 2 protein, which yields MKTAIIIPAYNAASTLNLLLARLLEFAPKHDIIIIDDGSSDGTAEAAKLSGVELIIHQHNRGKGAALRSGFELALNKGCEAVITIDADGQHDPKYIPALADTMDTGHWDIVVGSRRNEFGRMSFARYLSNSITTTVVSILAGTRITDSQSGYRIIRTSVLKNVKLKASRYQMESELLIKAARQGFKIGSVDITNIPGSTSHISHLKDTLRFVKMAMQALWI from the coding sequence ATGAAAACCGCCATCATCATACCTGCCTACAACGCAGCCAGCACGCTGAATTTGCTTTTAGCCCGACTGCTGGAATTCGCGCCAAAGCATGATATAATAATCATCGACGACGGTTCCAGCGATGGCACAGCGGAGGCCGCCAAATTGTCGGGGGTGGAGCTTATAATCCACCAACATAACCGGGGCAAGGGCGCGGCCTTAAGAAGCGGGTTCGAACTGGCTTTGAACAAAGGCTGCGAGGCGGTCATCACCATTGACGCAGACGGACAACACGATCCGAAGTACATTCCAGCCCTGGCGGATACTATGGACACTGGACATTGGGACATTGTGGTTGGTTCCCGCAGGAATGAGTTTGGCAGAATGTCTTTTGCCCGCTACTTGAGCAACAGCATCACCACTACGGTGGTCTCAATATTAGCCGGAACGAGAATAACCGACAGCCAGTCAGGTTACCGCATCATCAGGACCAGCGTGCTGAAAAATGTGAAACTTAAGGCCTCGCGCTACCAGATGGAATCCGAACTGCTGATCAAGGCCGCCCGGCAGGGGTTCAAGATAGGGTCTGTGGACATCACCAACATCCCCGGCAGCACCAGCCATATCAGTCATCTTAAGGATACCCTGCGCTTCGTAAAAATGGCGATGCAAGCGCTGTGGATTTAA
- a CDS encoding acylphosphatase: MNQKLIVHISGRVQGVGYRYFVLHRAQSLGLTGYVRNLRDGRVEVVAEGEEQALKTILEELKEGPVGAIVEKMETQWQLYTGGFSSFEIMF; the protein is encoded by the coding sequence ATGAACCAAAAACTCATAGTTCATATCTCCGGCAGGGTGCAGGGCGTAGGTTACCGCTATTTTGTTCTTCATAGGGCCCAAAGCCTGGGACTGACCGGCTATGTCCGAAACTTAAGGGACGGCCGGGTGGAAGTGGTGGCAGAGGGAGAGGAGCAGGCGTTGAAAACCATTTTGGAGGAATTAAAGGAGGGTCCGGTCGGGGCGATAGTGGAAAAAATGGAAACGCAGTGGCAGCTTTATACCGGGGGTTTCTCCAGTTTTGAAATTATGTTCTGA
- the deoC gene encoding deoxyribose-phosphate aldolase — translation MAGFIDHTILKPDAKSADIEKLCAEARQYGFYSVCINPVWVPLAVHSLKGSRVKVCTVCGFPLGANATETKSNEARLAVKQGAAEVDMVVNIGELKSQDLKTVHQDISSVVKASSGALVKVIIETCLLTEEEKILACLISKSAGAHYVKTSTGFSSGGATAADIALMRLTVGQQMGVKASGGVRSLEDANQMILAGASRIGTSSGVKIIGSLK, via the coding sequence ATGGCCGGGTTCATTGATCATACCATCCTTAAACCCGATGCCAAAAGTGCGGACATCGAAAAACTGTGCGCCGAGGCCAGGCAGTATGGTTTCTACTCGGTCTGCATAAACCCTGTCTGGGTGCCTTTGGCCGTCCACTCGTTGAAGGGCAGCCGGGTCAAGGTCTGCACGGTCTGCGGTTTTCCGCTGGGGGCCAATGCCACGGAAACAAAGTCCAATGAAGCCCGCCTGGCGGTAAAACAGGGGGCCGCCGAGGTTGACATGGTGGTGAACATCGGTGAGCTGAAGTCACAAGACCTTAAAACAGTGCACCAGGACATCTCTTCCGTGGTCAAAGCTTCTTCCGGGGCGCTGGTCAAGGTGATCATAGAGACCTGTCTGCTGACCGAAGAGGAGAAGATACTGGCCTGCCTGATCTCAAAGTCAGCTGGAGCCCATTATGTGAAGACCTCCACCGGTTTTTCCAGCGGCGGGGCCACGGCCGCAGACATAGCTCTGATGCGGCTGACGGTCGGACAGCAGATGGGGGTCAAGGCCTCAGGCGGGGTGCGCAGCCTTGAGGATGCCAACCAGATGATCCTGGCCGGGGCCAGCCGGATCGGAACTTCGTCGGGCGTGAAGATCATAGGGAGCTTGAAATAG
- a CDS encoding protein-L-isoaspartate(D-aspartate) O-methyltransferase, giving the protein MVEYLVNYPVEKDHQKIKDPRVIAALKKVPRQMFMPEAFKFRAYEDNAQAIGEGQTISQPYIVALMSQALELKGSEKVLELGTGSGYQAAVLAELAARVFTVERIDKLSRGAEEVIRNLKYHNILFHIGDGTLGWPKFAPYDRIIVTAGAPEVPKACWEQLAEGGRMVIPVGDMNVQKLLLIDKVNGREVKKELSGCMFVPLIGKYGWQANGQ; this is encoded by the coding sequence ATGGTGGAATACCTGGTCAATTATCCGGTTGAAAAAGACCATCAGAAGATCAAGGACCCCAGGGTGATTGCCGCCCTCAAAAAAGTGCCCCGCCAGATGTTCATGCCCGAAGCCTTCAAGTTCAGGGCTTACGAGGACAACGCCCAGGCCATTGGCGAGGGGCAGACCATCTCCCAGCCATACATCGTGGCCCTGATGAGCCAGGCCCTGGAGCTGAAGGGCAGCGAGAAGGTGCTGGAACTGGGCACCGGGTCCGGCTACCAGGCGGCGGTGCTGGCCGAGCTGGCCGCCCGGGTCTTTACCGTGGAGCGGATTGACAAGCTTTCCCGCGGGGCCGAAGAGGTGATCAGGAACCTTAAATACCATAACATATTATTCCATATCGGCGACGGAACCTTGGGCTGGCCCAAGTTCGCCCCTTACGACCGGATCATCGTCACGGCCGGGGCCCCGGAGGTTCCCAAGGCCTGCTGGGAGCAGCTGGCCGAAGGCGGGCGGATGGTGATACCGGTGGGAGATATGAACGTCCAGAAACTCCTGCTGATAGACAAGGTCAACGGCAGGGAGGTAAAGAAGGAACTGAGCGGCTGTATGTTCGTTCCGCTGATCGGAAAATACGGATGGCAGGCCAATGGCCAGTAA
- a CDS encoding BamA/TamA family outer membrane protein — translation MRNHLWHKLLILLFLGATAVVPARAAGAGRLEITFDGNKTYSSAVLKKQLKFRPVEGKIIPESLETATGRLRSFYSRQGHLDAVISHKYSDPMGELPGLVEVTIEEGRRCIVGEIVFKGNTVLASEQLAMVLRSKPGAGLDLSALGEDDFNLMLLYADLGYIFAEVEHELNYKNSYLVELVFTVIEGPIARIGRINIHGSELTKTQAIERELTMKPGDIFSRRALLKSQLQLLSTGLFKEVRVSPGATNPDQSLIDIDIEVKEKTRHVFATGFGYGSGDAFRISAGWADRNISGMGRTLEFKALTAFQVWSGFNTVRRQARVSYLEPWLWGGRTQSEVSLYYDDFRPPYTDYRLQTIGLDLMLSKIVGRYSNLGARWKQEWLKLSPDWSRQGSAADTVSYRGRRSMQLFGEYRRFDDPVNPRSGFGFEWQTDYTGGLLGGAETYQRLVHEWICHLNPYKHIGISARIKYGIIGDWALHAQVPLYEKYFIGGPNTVRGFSNGRMGQADASGNNIGGDKMGLTNLELKIFFPNHWVGVIFTDAGLLENCMLAKLSLAQWHGTPGFGARYVFPFGTGRADIAFPFDKIDHIKYWRAVIAWGEAF, via the coding sequence ATGAGAAATCACCTTTGGCATAAGTTGCTGATATTACTATTTCTGGGGGCCACAGCCGTTGTCCCGGCCCGGGCCGCGGGGGCGGGCCGGTTGGAGATAACCTTTGACGGCAACAAAACCTATTCTTCGGCGGTGCTGAAAAAGCAACTGAAGTTCAGGCCGGTTGAAGGAAAGATCATTCCCGAGAGCTTGGAGACGGCAACGGGAAGGTTAAGGTCATTCTACAGCCGCCAGGGTCATTTGGATGCCGTCATCAGCCATAAATATTCAGATCCAATGGGGGAACTCCCGGGCCTGGTTGAGGTCACGATTGAAGAAGGCCGGCGCTGCATAGTGGGGGAAATAGTCTTCAAGGGCAACACAGTTCTGGCAAGTGAACAGCTGGCTATGGTCTTAAGGTCAAAGCCTGGCGCCGGGCTTGATCTGTCCGCCTTGGGAGAGGATGATTTCAACCTGATGCTGCTCTATGCCGACTTGGGTTATATCTTTGCCGAGGTGGAGCATGAGTTGAATTACAAGAATTCTTATCTGGTGGAACTGGTATTTACTGTAATTGAAGGCCCGATAGCCAGGATAGGCCGAATCAACATCCACGGCAGTGAGCTGACCAAGACCCAGGCAATAGAACGTGAACTGACGATGAAGCCGGGAGACATCTTTTCCCGGCGGGCGCTGTTAAAATCACAACTCCAACTGTTGTCTACCGGCTTGTTCAAAGAGGTCCGGGTCTCTCCCGGCGCTACCAACCCCGACCAGTCATTGATAGACATCGATATTGAAGTGAAGGAGAAGACCCGCCATGTGTTTGCCACGGGTTTTGGTTACGGCAGCGGCGATGCCTTCCGGATATCGGCCGGCTGGGCTGACCGCAACATCAGCGGAATGGGGAGAACCCTGGAGTTCAAGGCCCTGACAGCCTTTCAGGTCTGGAGCGGATTCAACACGGTGAGACGCCAGGCCAGGGTTTCTTATCTGGAACCATGGCTGTGGGGCGGCCGCACCCAGTCCGAGGTTTCGCTGTATTACGACGATTTCCGGCCGCCCTATACCGATTACCGTCTGCAGACCATCGGGCTGGATCTGATGCTGTCAAAAATCGTGGGCCGGTATTCCAATCTGGGTGCCCGCTGGAAGCAGGAATGGCTTAAACTATCACCCGACTGGAGCAGGCAGGGCAGCGCGGCCGACACCGTCAGCTACCGGGGGCGGCGTTCGATGCAGTTGTTCGGCGAATACCGCCGGTTTGATGATCCGGTGAATCCCCGTTCGGGTTTCGGGTTTGAATGGCAGACCGATTACACCGGAGGATTGTTGGGAGGGGCCGAGACATATCAGCGCCTGGTGCACGAGTGGATATGCCATCTAAATCCGTACAAACATATAGGGATCTCCGCCCGGATTAAATACGGGATTATTGGAGATTGGGCTCTGCACGCCCAGGTGCCTCTTTATGAGAAGTATTTTATAGGCGGGCCAAACACGGTCAGGGGATTCAGCAATGGCCGAATGGGCCAGGCGGATGCATCAGGAAACAACATCGGCGGCGACAAGATGGGACTGACTAACTTGGAACTAAAAATATTTTTCCCCAATCACTGGGTGGGTGTAATATTTACTGATGCCGGTTTGCTGGAAAACTGCATGCTTGCTAAACTCTCCCTGGCCCAGTGGCACGGAACGCCGGGATTCGGGGCCAGGTACGTCTTTCCATTCGGAACCGGACGGGCCGACATTGCTTTTCCGTTTGACAAAATCGATCATATCAAATATTGGCGAGCGGTGATTGCCTGGGGCGAGGCGTTCTGA
- a CDS encoding PD40 domain-containing protein, which translates to MQIRFKSLVWLALAVIFILPIYSPKLAAQTYGIDLVPPGHSWLQLETLHFKILFQPAHRAQAEKCARLAEQTHDRLVPFLKWRPEGRTEIIITDHLDQANAITTAFPRRTIVIYLSQPAGQPGNYDDWMEELIVHEYAHLLDMDMVSGFPGFLCSVFGRLFLPNAVQPWSQIEGLAVYAESRYTRFGRNNGALYNGVLRSAVNEGRWAAIDQAAVFGPDWPADAPYLLGGKFTEYLADTYGESKLAEYQRRHSGLVLPFMQNRPAKRTYGKSLPLMWDEWRLWSRQFYRAQIDSIKASGPLLGEKLTSDGFKKEGLDVSPDGRHAAYLQSDSRDRARLVLYDLAAKASRILARGDFQGSLCFSPDGTRLAFAKAEYLGTGNQRYNDLYVLEIASGKTARLSQGLRAKDPAWSADGNTLYFSTENGGGYALGLIDIASRRVKFLTEFSDSCTYSHLKMSPDGNRLALSAWTGEGFNDIYVYDLSGAEFQPLFCDQAQELWPGWSKDGKTLYFSSDRSGIWNAYSYDLGLRTISRLTNAVGGSFSSRIIDDSTVVYLDLSARGYDLVKSKTGDYPVPQGVFLDAETLQSSGVQVVAGPQVKKYHPITTMLPVLWFPAAFADEQDTAMGFSFMGWDALLQRDYYLSAGVGPASKRLYYALEYNDQSSIVPWSLMLRDYPVRYVRHLSKTCVDRVYWQREQQQSLTLRLPFKRSDYSITPYVRFRHQRLRSSGDLDAWYWTGNLCDISPSLQFASYRVYRNSISPTGGRLLYFRTGFYSEAFGSDVDQTCLFGMWNEYFSLPFDRQVLYASFRSDVCLAEGQAYPESNDRFHLRGYDDGIPQSPRRVAATLEYRFPLLDINRGHSTWPVYFKNIHAAAFWEGGAGAASFSGLKDKPFKQSLGAELITDWTVFYALPVSMKIGLAGPLQSSKELMLYLSLTRDILGI; encoded by the coding sequence ATGCAAATCCGTTTTAAATCATTGGTTTGGCTGGCGCTGGCCGTAATATTTATCTTGCCAATTTATAGCCCAAAGCTGGCAGCCCAAACCTATGGTATAGATCTGGTTCCTCCGGGCCATTCCTGGCTGCAACTGGAAACACTCCATTTCAAAATCCTGTTCCAGCCCGCCCACCGGGCTCAGGCGGAAAAATGCGCCCGGCTGGCCGAACAGACCCATGACCGGTTGGTCCCGTTCTTAAAATGGAGACCGGAAGGCCGGACCGAGATCATAATCACCGATCATCTGGACCAGGCCAACGCCATCACCACGGCCTTTCCCCGGAGGACCATCGTCATTTACCTGAGCCAGCCGGCCGGGCAGCCAGGCAACTATGACGACTGGATGGAAGAGCTGATAGTTCACGAATACGCCCACCTGCTGGATATGGACATGGTCAGCGGGTTTCCCGGATTCCTGTGTTCTGTTTTCGGAAGGCTTTTTCTGCCCAACGCCGTCCAGCCCTGGAGCCAGATCGAAGGTTTGGCGGTCTACGCCGAAAGCCGCTACACCAGGTTCGGTCGAAACAACGGGGCTTTGTACAACGGGGTGCTGAGGTCGGCGGTAAATGAAGGCAGGTGGGCGGCCATAGATCAGGCGGCCGTCTTCGGCCCGGACTGGCCGGCCGATGCCCCTTATCTGTTGGGCGGTAAATTCACCGAATATCTGGCGGATACCTACGGGGAATCCAAGCTGGCCGAATATCAAAGAAGGCACAGCGGCCTGGTGCTGCCGTTCATGCAGAACCGTCCGGCCAAGAGGACATACGGTAAAAGCCTGCCCCTGATGTGGGATGAATGGAGGCTTTGGAGCCGGCAATTCTACCGGGCACAGATAGATTCAATAAAAGCATCCGGCCCGCTCCTGGGTGAAAAACTGACCTCCGACGGATTTAAAAAGGAGGGGCTGGACGTTTCCCCGGACGGCAGGCATGCCGCCTATTTGCAGAGCGACAGCCGGGACCGCGCCCGGTTGGTGCTCTATGATCTGGCCGCCAAAGCTTCCCGCATCCTGGCACGGGGCGATTTCCAGGGCAGCCTGTGCTTCAGCCCCGACGGCACCCGGTTGGCTTTCGCCAAGGCGGAATATCTGGGAACGGGGAATCAGCGATACAACGACCTGTATGTGCTGGAGATCGCCTCCGGCAAGACCGCCAGGCTAAGCCAAGGCCTCCGGGCCAAAGATCCTGCCTGGTCCGCCGACGGGAATACCCTTTATTTCTCCACCGAGAACGGGGGAGGTTATGCCCTGGGCCTGATCGACATCGCCTCCCGTCGGGTCAAATTCCTTACCGAGTTTTCGGATTCCTGCACCTACAGCCACCTGAAAATGTCGCCCGACGGCAACAGGCTGGCCCTGTCAGCCTGGACCGGAGAGGGTTTCAACGACATCTACGTCTATGACCTCTCCGGGGCAGAATTCCAGCCGCTGTTCTGCGACCAGGCCCAGGAGCTGTGGCCCGGCTGGTCAAAGGACGGGAAAACCTTGTATTTCTCATCCGACCGCTCCGGCATCTGGAATGCGTACAGCTATGATCTTGGTCTAAGAACGATCTCCCGGTTGACCAATGCGGTGGGCGGTTCTTTCAGCTCCAGGATCATTGATGACAGCACCGTCGTGTATCTCGACCTTTCGGCCCGGGGATATGACCTGGTCAAGTCAAAAACCGGTGACTATCCTGTTCCCCAAGGGGTGTTCCTTGATGCCGAAACGCTCCAGTCCTCCGGCGTCCAAGTGGTGGCTGGCCCCCAGGTCAAAAAATACCATCCTATCACGACCATGCTCCCGGTGCTGTGGTTCCCCGCCGCTTTTGCCGACGAGCAGGACACAGCAATGGGCTTCAGCTTTATGGGATGGGACGCCTTGCTGCAAAGGGATTATTACCTGTCGGCCGGGGTCGGTCCGGCCAGCAAAAGATTATACTATGCTTTGGAGTACAACGATCAGAGCTCGATTGTACCCTGGAGCCTGATGCTGAGGGATTACCCGGTCAGATATGTCCGCCATTTATCAAAGACCTGTGTGGACAGGGTATACTGGCAGAGGGAGCAGCAACAGAGTTTGACCTTACGTCTGCCATTCAAGCGGTCCGACTACAGCATCACGCCGTATGTTCGTTTCAGGCATCAGCGGCTGCGGAGTTCGGGAGATCTGGACGCGTGGTACTGGACCGGGAACCTCTGCGACATCAGCCCGTCCCTGCAGTTCGCCAGTTACCGGGTATACCGGAATTCAATCAGCCCCACGGGCGGAAGGCTGCTTTACTTCAGGACCGGTTTTTACAGCGAAGCCTTCGGAAGCGACGTCGACCAGACCTGCCTGTTCGGGATGTGGAACGAATACTTCAGCCTGCCGTTCGACCGCCAGGTGCTGTACGCCAGCTTCCGTTCCGATGTTTGCCTGGCGGAGGGCCAGGCCTATCCCGAGAGCAACGACCGGTTCCACCTGCGGGGCTATGATGACGGGATCCCCCAGTCCCCGCGCCGGGTGGCCGCTACCCTGGAATACCGTTTCCCCCTGTTAGACATCAACAGGGGGCACTCCACCTGGCCGGTCTACTTTAAGAACATTCATGCCGCGGCCTTCTGGGAGGGAGGAGCCGGGGCCGCCAGCTTTTCCGGTTTAAAGGACAAACCTTTCAAACAAAGCCTGGGCGCGGAACTGATCACCGATTGGACCGTGTTTTATGCCCTGCCTGTTTCCATGAAAATTGGTCTGGCCGGGCCCCTGCAAAGTTCAAAGGAATTAATGCTTTATCTTTCACTTACCCGGGATATTTTGGGAATATGA